From a region of the Mycobacteroides saopaulense genome:
- a CDS encoding DUF4383 domain-containing protein yields MVRAAFSRYIQEVCATRVQFLTFLMGVWFTPQGPIGLMINHDFPMHSTHEMYRASFYAFGVIPVGVNGWHALFHLATGVALLIGARTRIGAIRYAAVVALLYWAMVAVCILGGMAVCSVMAVDTVGNWVHSSEGLILAMIAAYGLVSSDEHAAVPAT; encoded by the coding sequence GTGGTCAGAGCGGCTTTTTCTCGCTACATTCAGGAAGTCTGTGCAACCCGGGTGCAGTTCCTCACCTTCCTCATGGGGGTCTGGTTCACCCCGCAAGGGCCCATCGGGCTGATGATCAACCACGACTTCCCGATGCACTCCACCCATGAGATGTACCGGGCGTCGTTCTACGCATTCGGCGTCATCCCGGTTGGCGTCAATGGCTGGCACGCCCTGTTCCACCTGGCCACCGGTGTTGCTCTGCTCATCGGCGCCCGCACCCGCATCGGAGCCATCCGCTACGCGGCCGTGGTGGCGCTGCTCTACTGGGCGATGGTGGCCGTGTGCATCCTGGGCGGCATGGCCGTGTGCAGTGTGATGGCCGTCGACACGGTCGGCAACTGGGTCCACAGTTCCGAAGGGCTGATCCTCGCCATGATCGCTGCCTACGGCCTGGTCAGCAGCGACGAGCACGCGGCGGTTCCGGCCACCTAG
- a CDS encoding hydrogen peroxide-inducible genes activator has translation MSDRSYQPTLVGLRAFVAIARKRHFGSAAAELGVSQPSLSQALSMLEEGLGVRLIERNTRTVLLTPEGETLLGKAASTLDAVDEFTSAASGVRDPFAQTLRLGLIPTVAPYVLPMVLSGLSREFPEMSLRVTEDQTGRLLRSLADGSLDVAVMALPAQTHGMAEIPMYREDFVLALPSGHPLAGSTNVEPADLADMPLLLLDEGHCLRDQALEVCQLAGVRPDLGHTRAASLATAVQCVEGGLGVTLIPGTAVTVETASGGLATATFAAPVPGRRIGLVYRAISGREDAYLRLAELLTRLVSAVHPVSAEAA, from the coding sequence ATGTCCGATCGTAGTTATCAACCGACCCTGGTCGGCCTGCGCGCTTTCGTGGCTATTGCACGGAAACGCCACTTCGGCAGCGCCGCCGCCGAGCTCGGGGTGAGTCAGCCCTCGCTCTCACAGGCCCTCTCCATGCTCGAAGAGGGATTGGGCGTGCGACTCATCGAACGCAACACCCGCACGGTGCTGCTCACCCCCGAGGGCGAGACACTGCTGGGAAAGGCCGCCTCCACCCTCGACGCGGTCGATGAATTCACCTCTGCAGCAAGCGGAGTTCGCGATCCCTTCGCGCAGACACTGCGGCTCGGCCTGATCCCCACGGTGGCGCCCTATGTGTTGCCCATGGTGCTCAGCGGCCTGTCCCGTGAGTTCCCCGAGATGTCGTTGCGGGTCACCGAGGACCAAACCGGACGGCTGCTGCGGTCATTGGCCGACGGATCCCTGGACGTGGCCGTCATGGCGCTGCCCGCGCAAACTCACGGCATGGCGGAAATCCCCATGTACCGGGAGGACTTCGTCCTGGCGCTACCGTCCGGGCACCCGCTGGCAGGCAGCACGAACGTCGAGCCCGCCGATCTGGCCGATATGCCGCTGCTGTTGCTGGATGAGGGGCATTGCCTTCGCGATCAGGCCCTGGAGGTCTGCCAGCTCGCCGGTGTGCGCCCCGATCTCGGCCACACCCGCGCGGCCTCCTTGGCCACCGCCGTGCAATGCGTCGAGGGCGGGCTGGGGGTCACGCTGATCCCGGGCACCGCCGTCACCGTCGAAACCGCGAGCGGCGGACTGGCCACCGCGACCTTCGCCGCACCGGTACCGGGGCGACGGATCGGTCTGGTGTACCGCGCGATCAGTGGACGCGAGGACGCCTACCTGCGGCTGGCCGAACTACTGACCCGACTCGTCTCGGCCGTGCATCCGGTATCCGCCGAAGCGGCCTAA
- a CDS encoding cutinase family protein produces the protein MRNAMSRAAVAAIFLFLSGSFGVSAAQTADAAACADIDLSFARGTNEPAGLGDVGKSFTDAVKKQLQGAKGMSIDTYGVDYPASVDFIQAGKGSDDLSKHIQKAAADCPKKKFVVGGYAQGAAVVDVLLGNTPPGTYTFTNPLPAGLEDRIVSIVLFGDPKNIRPPGVEVNLAIREDLLHKVVDVCNPGDFFCDPQGGDIVSHTTYAKDKLTDSAADTVVQRLVALLGNPCHQSANGAAAATTTCPPSA, from the coding sequence GTGCGAAATGCGATGTCTCGCGCGGCCGTTGCCGCCATATTCCTGTTCTTATCCGGCAGCTTCGGGGTGTCCGCGGCGCAGACCGCGGATGCGGCGGCCTGCGCCGACATCGACCTGTCCTTCGCGCGCGGCACCAACGAGCCGGCGGGCCTCGGGGATGTCGGCAAGTCCTTCACCGATGCGGTGAAAAAGCAGCTACAGGGTGCCAAGGGAATGAGCATCGATACATACGGAGTGGACTACCCCGCCAGCGTCGACTTCATCCAGGCCGGCAAGGGCTCGGACGACCTGAGCAAGCACATTCAGAAGGCTGCCGCCGACTGTCCGAAGAAGAAGTTCGTCGTGGGCGGGTACGCACAGGGCGCGGCGGTGGTGGATGTGCTGCTGGGCAACACCCCTCCGGGGACCTACACCTTCACCAATCCGCTACCCGCCGGGCTGGAGGACCGCATCGTGTCGATCGTGCTGTTCGGGGATCCCAAGAACATCCGCCCGCCCGGTGTAGAGGTGAACCTCGCTATCCGGGAAGACTTACTGCACAAGGTCGTTGACGTGTGCAACCCCGGCGATTTCTTCTGCGATCCACAGGGCGGAGACATCGTCTCGCACACTACCTACGCCAAGGACAAGCTGACCGACAGCGCCGCGGACACCGTGGTGCAGCGGTTGGTCGCCCTGCTGGGCAACCCGTGCCACCAGAGCGCCAACGGCGCCGCGGCCGCCACCACGACCTGCCCGCCCAGCGCGTAG
- a CDS encoding isocitrate lyase/PEP mutase family protein has translation MTDLAAKASLLKSLHVPGNPVFLPTVWDAWSAKLAADAGFSALTVGSHPLADSVGKPDGEGMSFEDVLARVSQITAAVDLPVSVDIESGYAQTPQRIVEGLIEAGAAGLNIEDTVHSEGGRIREPQEHADLVGALRVAADQAGVPLVLNARTDILLRQIGDESDRVDRAIARLKLAAEAGADSLYPVGRHEPDVQRRLTSELPLPVNAIALPDVDDPASFGPLGVGRISFGPFFQRALSTRAEEILARWR, from the coding sequence ATGACAGATCTCGCTGCCAAGGCCTCTCTGCTGAAGTCACTGCACGTTCCCGGTAATCCGGTGTTCCTGCCCACGGTGTGGGATGCGTGGTCGGCCAAGCTCGCCGCGGATGCCGGATTCTCGGCGCTGACCGTGGGGTCGCATCCGCTGGCCGATTCCGTGGGCAAGCCCGACGGCGAGGGCATGTCGTTCGAGGACGTGCTGGCTCGGGTCTCGCAGATCACGGCAGCGGTCGACCTGCCGGTGTCGGTGGACATCGAGTCCGGATATGCCCAGACGCCGCAGCGCATTGTTGAGGGGCTTATCGAGGCGGGCGCTGCCGGTCTGAACATCGAGGACACGGTGCACAGCGAGGGCGGCCGGATTCGGGAACCGCAGGAGCACGCGGATCTGGTTGGCGCACTTCGTGTCGCTGCCGATCAAGCCGGTGTCCCGCTGGTGCTCAATGCGCGCACCGACATTCTGCTGCGGCAGATCGGAGACGAATCCGATCGCGTCGATCGGGCCATCGCGCGACTGAAGCTCGCCGCCGAGGCCGGTGCCGATTCGCTGTACCCGGTCGGTCGGCACGAGCCGGATGTGCAGCGGCGCTTGACCTCTGAACTTCCGCTGCCGGTCAACGCGATCGCGCTGCCGGACGTGGATGACCCGGCCTCGTTCGGTCCGCTGGGTGTGGGACGGATCAGCTTCGGGCCCTTCTTTCAGCGGGCGCTGTCGACGCGGGCCGAGGAGATCCTGGCGCGTTGGCGTTAG
- a CDS encoding peroxiredoxin — MTLRTIGDEFPAYNLTAVIGGDLSKVNAQQPDDYFTTVTSDDHPGKWRVIFFWPKDFTFVCPTEIAAFGRLNDEFADRDTQVLGASVDNEFVHFQWRAQHEDLKTLPFPMLSDLKRELAEAAGVLNSDGVADRATFIIDPDNIIQFVSVTAGSVGRNVDEVLRVLDALQSDELCACNWRKGDPTIDAGELMSAGV, encoded by the coding sequence GTGACTCTGCGGACCATCGGCGATGAATTCCCGGCCTACAACCTGACTGCGGTCATCGGCGGCGATCTGTCGAAGGTGAACGCGCAGCAGCCCGACGACTACTTCACCACCGTCACCAGTGACGACCACCCCGGCAAGTGGCGTGTGATCTTTTTCTGGCCGAAGGACTTCACCTTCGTGTGCCCCACCGAGATCGCCGCGTTCGGCCGTCTGAACGACGAGTTCGCCGATCGCGACACCCAGGTGCTGGGTGCCTCGGTGGACAACGAATTCGTGCACTTCCAGTGGCGCGCTCAGCACGAGGACCTCAAGACCCTGCCGTTCCCGATGCTCAGCGACCTCAAGCGTGAGCTGGCCGAGGCCGCCGGTGTACTGAACTCCGACGGCGTGGCGGACCGCGCGACCTTCATCATCGATCCGGACAACATCATCCAGTTCGTTTCCGTCACAGCGGGTTCCGTTGGTCGCAACGTTGACGAGGTGCTGCGTGTCCTCGACGCGCTGCAGTCCGATGAGTTGTGCGCCTGCAACTGGCGCAAGGGTGATCCGACGATCGACGCGGGCGAACTGATGAGCGCGGGTGTTTAG
- a CDS encoding GntR family transcriptional regulator, with amino-acid sequence MTTLVPEEFAPLERQSTAELIAERLRIAIMRGVLAPGAQLGEASLAAQFAVSRGPLREAMQRLVSEGLLRSERNRGIFVIELTDEDVHDVYRSRAAIERAALECIMSGDTVTAYRRLLVPVAVMTEAATRGDLVAVTDADQDFHEVLVDCSGSPRLRRAMRTLLLETRMLLGELQGTYSDLTEQVREHEVLCAAIGAGDAPAAFRLIDEHMHDAVARLMARRGSVSESLE; translated from the coding sequence ATGACGACGCTGGTACCTGAGGAGTTCGCGCCCCTGGAACGGCAGTCGACGGCGGAGCTGATCGCCGAGCGGTTGCGGATCGCGATCATGCGGGGCGTGCTGGCGCCCGGCGCGCAGTTGGGGGAGGCGTCGCTGGCGGCGCAGTTCGCGGTGTCGCGCGGGCCACTGCGTGAAGCCATGCAACGTCTGGTGTCCGAGGGTCTGCTGCGTAGCGAGCGCAATCGAGGCATCTTCGTCATCGAGCTGACCGATGAGGACGTGCACGACGTCTACCGGTCTCGGGCGGCGATCGAGCGCGCTGCGCTGGAATGCATCATGTCCGGCGACACCGTCACTGCCTACCGGCGCCTGCTCGTCCCGGTGGCGGTGATGACAGAGGCGGCGACGCGCGGAGACCTCGTCGCGGTCACCGACGCCGATCAGGACTTTCACGAGGTGTTGGTCGACTGCTCCGGCAGCCCGCGGCTGCGCCGGGCGATGCGCACGCTGCTGCTGGAGACGCGGATGTTGTTGGGCGAGCTGCAGGGCACCTACTCGGATCTCACTGAGCAGGTTCGTGAACACGAGGTGCTCTGTGCGGCCATCGGTGCCGGCGATGCGCCCGCCGCGTTTCGACTCATCGACGAGCACATGCACGACGCGGTCGCGCGTCTCATGGCGCGTCGTGGCTCCGTGTCCGAATCGCTGGAGTAA
- a CDS encoding maleate cis-trans isomerase family protein, translated as MVSGGRPFAPTVGFIYPDHAAESDYPLVARQLDMNFPVVHIYGTDLHAVPELLDLGSPERLAEGARLLRPHEPGAVVWACTSGSFVYGPQGAAEQVAGLSEHSGTPASSTSFAFVNAATALGVSKVAVAASYPRDIAELFVAFLAAHGIEVVSMGEAGIDTAAEVGRLTADQIDELADAHDHPDAEALLIPDTAMHTIAHVERLESRLGKAVLTANQVTVWEGLRLIKEVPDFPGLGRLFRRRHDDAGT; from the coding sequence ATGGTGTCCGGTGGACGGCCCTTCGCGCCGACGGTGGGATTCATCTACCCGGATCACGCTGCGGAGTCGGACTACCCGCTGGTGGCCCGGCAGCTGGATATGAACTTCCCCGTCGTGCACATCTACGGCACGGACCTGCACGCGGTTCCCGAACTGCTGGATCTGGGAAGCCCCGAAAGGCTCGCCGAGGGTGCTCGACTGTTGCGTCCCCACGAGCCCGGCGCTGTCGTCTGGGCGTGCACCTCCGGCAGTTTTGTGTACGGCCCGCAGGGCGCGGCCGAGCAAGTGGCGGGCCTGTCGGAGCACAGCGGTACACCCGCGTCCAGCACGTCCTTCGCCTTCGTCAATGCAGCCACCGCACTGGGGGTTTCGAAGGTGGCGGTGGCGGCGAGCTATCCGCGGGACATCGCGGAGCTGTTCGTCGCGTTTCTGGCCGCGCACGGTATCGAGGTGGTGTCGATGGGCGAGGCGGGCATTGACACCGCTGCCGAGGTAGGCCGGCTCACGGCGGATCAGATCGACGAGCTGGCCGATGCTCATGATCATCCGGACGCCGAGGCGCTGTTGATCCCGGATACCGCCATGCACACCATCGCGCATGTCGAGCGGCTCGAATCGCGGCTGGGCAAGGCGGTATTGACCGCGAACCAGGTGACGGTGTGGGAAGGTTTGCGATTAATCAAAGAGGTGCCCGATTTTCCGGGTTTGGGGCGGCTTTTCAGGAGACGACATGACGACGCTGGTACCTGA
- a CDS encoding alkyl hydroperoxide reductase: MSIENLKEALPEYAKDLKLNLGTVARGTVLSQSQLWGTLVATAAATRNEQVFKEIREEAAGILAPEALDAALGAASIMAMTNVFYRGRGFLDGAYDDLRPGLRMNIIGNPGVDKAEFELWSFAVSTINGCHFCVGSHEKVLREAGLTREQVLEALKIAAIVSGVAQALATVPALV; this comes from the coding sequence GTGTCTATTGAAAACCTGAAGGAAGCGCTGCCCGAGTACGCCAAGGACCTCAAGCTCAACCTCGGCACGGTCGCCCGCGGCACCGTGCTCTCGCAGAGTCAGCTCTGGGGCACCTTGGTCGCCACGGCGGCCGCCACTCGGAACGAGCAGGTGTTCAAGGAGATCCGCGAGGAGGCCGCGGGCATCCTGGCTCCGGAGGCCCTCGATGCTGCGCTGGGCGCGGCGTCCATCATGGCGATGACCAACGTGTTCTACCGGGGTCGCGGCTTCCTAGACGGAGCCTACGACGACCTGCGCCCGGGTCTGCGGATGAACATCATCGGCAACCCCGGTGTCGACAAGGCCGAGTTCGAGCTCTGGTCCTTCGCGGTTTCGACGATCAACGGCTGTCACTTCTGTGTCGGCTCGCACGAGAAGGTGCTGCGTGAAGCCGGACTGACACGCGAGCAGGTGCTCGAGGCACTCAAGATCGCCGCGATCGTCTCCGGTGTCGCCCAGGCACTGGCCACGGTGCCCGCACTGGTCTAG
- a CDS encoding isochorismatase family protein produces MRRRTFLRSGSVALPAVALGLSTTGTAHADVRPTGSIAYPFSAIDVPAKSAPWTLETDRAALLVHDMQHYFVKAYAPHTDPIGTVLKNIRSLLDVAHARGMPVLYSAQPGGMTPEQRGLFGQLYGPGMPDDDAERAIVDPIAPMATDTVLTKWKYSEFFRSELLEILRNANRDQLIIVGVYAFSGITVTSADAVQNDIQAFIVSDAVADYTAAGHNQALAWCAERTAKILTTKSALAALGSS; encoded by the coding sequence ATGCGCAGACGCACCTTTCTCCGATCCGGCTCCGTGGCATTGCCCGCTGTGGCTCTGGGCTTGTCCACAACCGGAACCGCCCACGCCGATGTTCGCCCTACCGGGTCAATTGCGTACCCGTTCAGTGCCATTGACGTACCTGCGAAAAGCGCGCCGTGGACCCTGGAAACGGACCGCGCTGCGCTGCTGGTTCACGATATGCAGCACTACTTCGTGAAGGCATATGCGCCACATACCGATCCCATCGGCACCGTGCTGAAGAACATCAGGAGCCTGCTCGACGTCGCGCATGCACGCGGCATGCCGGTGCTCTACTCAGCGCAGCCCGGAGGTATGACACCGGAGCAGCGCGGACTCTTCGGCCAGCTGTACGGGCCGGGCATGCCAGATGACGACGCCGAGCGCGCGATTGTCGATCCCATAGCGCCGATGGCCACGGATACCGTTCTGACGAAATGGAAGTACAGCGAGTTCTTCCGCTCTGAACTTCTGGAGATTCTGCGTAACGCCAACCGCGATCAGCTGATCATCGTCGGCGTCTACGCCTTCTCCGGAATCACCGTGACATCCGCCGATGCGGTCCAGAACGACATTCAGGCGTTCATCGTCTCCGATGCTGTCGCGGACTACACCGCTGCGGGGCACAACCAGGCGCTAGCCTGGTGCGCGGAGCGGACGGCCAAGATACTGACCACGAAGTCGGCGCTCGCCGCGCTCGGCAGCTCGTAG
- a CDS encoding TetR/AcrR family transcriptional regulator produces MQVTKDTLLDTLASADLASLQLPGDVDELTERVLAAASEQIAVAGWRRSTVDDVAKRAGLSRATVYRRFPNKKALTEAVVYAELRKYMAGVASRVEGRSMTLADRMAESSSYTVEFILDHPLLRRLLETEPESILPALTVEAGPLVETFREFCAALWKAEIYGDAAVSAEDVTHLRVVAELHIRIALSLILTRQTVIGLETPEQARGFARDYLAPMLDSGRNSPV; encoded by the coding sequence ATGCAAGTGACCAAGGACACACTGCTCGACACGCTGGCATCGGCCGATCTCGCGTCGCTGCAACTGCCCGGTGACGTCGACGAACTCACCGAACGGGTACTGGCGGCGGCGTCCGAACAGATTGCGGTGGCGGGCTGGCGCCGATCCACCGTCGATGACGTCGCCAAACGCGCGGGACTCAGTCGCGCGACGGTGTACCGGAGATTTCCGAACAAGAAGGCGCTCACCGAAGCGGTTGTGTACGCGGAGCTGCGGAAGTACATGGCCGGCGTGGCCTCCCGTGTGGAAGGCCGCTCGATGACGCTGGCCGACCGTATGGCCGAAAGTTCTTCCTACACAGTTGAATTTATTCTCGATCACCCGCTCTTGCGCAGGCTGCTGGAAACCGAACCGGAGTCGATCCTGCCCGCGCTCACGGTGGAGGCCGGGCCACTGGTCGAGACGTTCCGTGAGTTCTGTGCGGCTCTTTGGAAGGCTGAAATCTATGGTGATGCAGCGGTTTCGGCAGAAGACGTCACCCATTTGCGGGTGGTTGCCGAGCTGCACATACGGATTGCGCTGTCGTTGATCCTCACCCGGCAGACGGTGATAGGGCTGGAGACTCCGGAACAGGCGCGAGGATTCGCGCGCGACTACCTGGCTCCGATGTTGGACTCGGGCCGCAATTCCCCGGTGTGA
- a CDS encoding bifunctional cytochrome P450/NADPH--P450 reductase: MSGDIRVVEPGEYTSPAHPPELKDIPCADGRRLPPGPVPGRPYALPADLLVEEFGPLFYADFGISRRLYACSLELVEELCDESRFMKGITDRLDRFRPLAGDGLFTAYPGEANWQKAHDVLLPGFSFSGLRNYHPAMLDINRQLIARWDESAGRHLVDVAEDLGKLAMDTVGLAGFGARFDSYQQEGLAAIPASFAIALHQMLAPEGENSDLFAAEQQKLHTFIDELIARHEDGADEHENLLGLMLAPGTPQTPALELSSVHFQVLTFLIAGQDTTSTVMPTALYSLVKNPAVLHRAQAEVDALFGPEDEHTPTFDEIGKLRYIRQIVDETLRLSPPVREFDRMATEDTLLAGRYPVRKGEVVTVLTTALHRQPQWGDNVETFDPDRFSPERSAGRPVNLFKPFGTGARSCIGRQFALHEATMAIAALVHRYRFIDSEHYQLRTQSDLIRKPVGFRMSLARRTSQDRQHESAATAAVMPQESPLSVLTAAPGSALTVFHGSNLGTCRALAHQLAEEASDLGYRTTVAPLNEATQALPGEGTMVVVAASYNGQPTDDARQFLTWLDSADARVDGGLRYAVLGVGDRNWAETYQAVPRRIDERLAAIGGTPIVSRCEADTSGDFAGSVESFSQALWTSLGTVAGADTPTGTLEGPLYELRAIDGPVTAAIDARFEVIPMTVLENRELVGANNPLGQAKRLVRVALPVDVEYHTGDHLTVLADNLPEVVDKAGELLGLILDRRISINTRRNSRRAIALDREVSVRELLTHFLELRKPATRTQLLRLAAANPCPPERSAMEALAEHPETRSLGIAGCLMEFPATTLSRAELLELFEPMTPRHYSIASSARQSPGIVELVVSVLDAPARSGFGDFQGVASNYLANIKPGQQIRARVDQARQAFRAGAAPARNVILVSAGTGVAPFRGFVGDRLAAQRAGEPFAPALCFFGVRHPEVDYLFRDEFAAAEQSGVVHMRPAFSRASENGIKYVQDRIAADADDIWDLLGDPAKQTHVYVCGDGGKMAPAVREAFLDIYRRHTGATEPQARNWLTGLVEADRYVEDVWTE, translated from the coding sequence ATGAGCGGCGATATTCGTGTGGTGGAGCCGGGCGAATACACGTCACCCGCACACCCTCCAGAGCTCAAAGACATTCCCTGCGCCGACGGACGACGGCTGCCACCGGGTCCGGTACCCGGCCGCCCCTATGCCTTGCCTGCAGATCTTCTCGTCGAAGAGTTCGGTCCGCTGTTCTACGCGGATTTCGGGATTTCACGCCGGCTGTACGCCTGCTCGCTGGAACTGGTCGAGGAGCTGTGCGACGAAAGCCGGTTCATGAAGGGCATCACCGACCGGCTTGACCGATTCCGGCCACTGGCGGGCGACGGGTTGTTCACCGCCTACCCGGGCGAGGCCAACTGGCAGAAGGCCCACGATGTTCTGCTGCCCGGCTTCAGCTTCAGCGGTCTGCGCAACTACCACCCCGCGATGCTCGATATCAACCGTCAGCTCATTGCCCGCTGGGACGAGAGCGCAGGCAGGCACCTCGTGGACGTGGCCGAGGATCTGGGCAAGCTCGCCATGGACACGGTCGGGCTGGCCGGGTTCGGGGCGAGGTTCGACTCCTACCAGCAGGAGGGTCTTGCGGCCATTCCGGCGAGCTTCGCCATTGCGCTGCACCAGATGCTGGCTCCGGAAGGCGAGAACAGCGACCTGTTCGCGGCCGAACAGCAGAAGCTACACACCTTCATCGACGAGCTCATCGCACGGCACGAGGACGGTGCGGATGAGCATGAGAACCTGCTCGGGCTCATGCTCGCACCCGGCACCCCCCAGACCCCGGCGCTGGAGCTGAGCAGTGTTCATTTTCAGGTGCTGACGTTCTTGATCGCCGGCCAGGACACCACTTCCACGGTGATGCCAACAGCGCTCTACAGCCTGGTCAAAAACCCTGCCGTGCTGCACCGGGCACAGGCCGAGGTTGACGCGCTCTTCGGGCCGGAAGACGAACACACCCCCACGTTCGACGAGATCGGCAAGCTCCGCTATATCCGTCAGATCGTGGACGAGACGCTGAGGCTTTCGCCCCCGGTCCGCGAATTCGACCGAATGGCAACAGAAGACACCCTGCTCGCCGGGCGCTACCCGGTGCGGAAAGGCGAGGTCGTCACCGTCCTCACCACCGCGCTGCACCGGCAGCCCCAATGGGGCGACAACGTGGAGACTTTCGATCCAGACCGGTTCTCGCCGGAAAGATCGGCAGGGCGGCCGGTGAACCTGTTCAAGCCCTTCGGCACCGGCGCCCGGTCTTGCATCGGGCGGCAGTTCGCGCTGCACGAGGCGACGATGGCCATCGCGGCACTGGTACACAGATACCGCTTCATCGACTCCGAGCACTACCAGTTGCGAACCCAAAGTGATCTCATCCGGAAACCGGTGGGCTTTCGGATGAGCTTGGCACGACGCACTTCCCAAGACCGCCAGCATGAATCGGCCGCCACAGCCGCCGTTATGCCGCAGGAGTCCCCGCTATCGGTGCTCACCGCCGCGCCGGGATCGGCGCTGACCGTCTTCCACGGCTCAAACCTGGGCACCTGTCGAGCACTGGCGCACCAACTGGCCGAAGAAGCTTCCGATCTCGGCTACCGGACTACCGTCGCCCCGCTGAACGAAGCGACACAAGCCCTGCCCGGCGAGGGCACCATGGTTGTCGTGGCCGCCTCCTACAACGGTCAACCCACTGACGATGCCCGGCAGTTTCTCACCTGGCTCGATAGCGCAGACGCTCGTGTGGACGGCGGGCTGCGCTATGCAGTGCTCGGCGTCGGGGATCGGAACTGGGCCGAGACGTACCAGGCGGTGCCTCGAAGAATCGATGAACGACTCGCCGCGATCGGCGGCACGCCGATTGTTTCCCGTTGCGAGGCCGATACTTCCGGTGATTTCGCGGGTAGCGTCGAGTCTTTCTCGCAGGCACTCTGGACCTCGTTGGGCACGGTTGCCGGTGCGGATACACCCACCGGCACCCTCGAGGGGCCCCTGTACGAACTCCGCGCCATCGACGGGCCCGTGACAGCGGCAATCGATGCTCGGTTCGAAGTGATACCCATGACGGTTCTGGAGAACCGGGAATTGGTTGGCGCCAATAACCCACTGGGACAGGCCAAGCGGCTGGTACGTGTGGCATTGCCCGTCGACGTCGAGTACCACACCGGGGACCACCTCACCGTCCTCGCAGATAACCTGCCCGAAGTCGTGGACAAAGCTGGCGAGTTACTCGGCCTCATCCTGGACCGGCGCATCTCCATCAACACCCGGCGTAACAGCCGACGAGCCATTGCACTGGACCGCGAGGTAAGTGTGCGCGAGCTACTCACCCACTTCCTCGAACTGCGCAAGCCGGCCACCAGAACGCAGCTGCTCCGCCTGGCCGCGGCGAATCCCTGCCCACCGGAGCGATCCGCGATGGAGGCGCTCGCCGAGCATCCGGAGACGCGATCGCTCGGTATCGCGGGGTGTCTCATGGAGTTTCCCGCCACCACGCTGTCTCGCGCCGAGCTTCTTGAACTGTTCGAACCGATGACACCACGGCACTACTCGATAGCGTCCTCTGCCCGGCAAAGCCCGGGGATCGTCGAGCTCGTGGTCAGCGTGCTCGATGCCCCCGCCCGCTCCGGCTTCGGAGATTTTCAAGGAGTGGCATCCAACTATCTCGCCAATATCAAGCCAGGACAACAGATTCGAGCACGGGTCGACCAGGCCCGGCAGGCATTTCGGGCCGGGGCCGCCCCCGCCCGGAATGTCATCTTGGTCAGTGCCGGTACCGGAGTCGCACCGTTCCGGGGATTTGTCGGTGACCGGCTGGCCGCACAGCGCGCCGGCGAGCCGTTCGCTCCGGCGCTCTGCTTCTTCGGCGTCCGGCATCCGGAAGTCGACTACCTGTTCCGAGACGAGTTCGCAGCCGCGGAACAGTCGGGCGTGGTCCACATGCGCCCGGCGTTCTCCCGCGCATCCGAGAACGGCATCAAGTACGTACAAGACCGGATTGCCGCCGACGCGGACGACATCTGGGATCTGCTCGGCGATCCTGCCAAGCAGACGCACGTGTACGTCTGTGGCGATGGCGGCAAGATGGCCCCTGCCGTCCGAGAAGCATTCTTGGATATCTACCGGAGGCACACCGGCGCCACCGAGCCTCAGGCGCGAAACTGGCTTACCGGCCTGGTCGAGGCCGATCGCTATGTGGAGGATGTCTGGACCGAGTGA